Below is a genomic region from Salinirussus salinus.
CACGCGCTCGCCCCACTCGTCGTGGGGCTCGCCGACCACTGCGGCCTCGACGACGTCCTCGTGGGCGTAGAGGACGTCCTCGACCTCGGTGGGGTAGACGTTCTCGCCGCCGGAGATGATCATGTCGTCCTTCCGGTCGACGACGTAGAGGTAGCCGTCCTCGTCGCGGTACCCCAGGTCGCCGGTGTAGTACCAGGTCTTGCCGTCGCCCTCGCGCAGCGACTCGGCGGTCGCCTCCGGCCGGTTCCAGTACTCCCGCATGGTGCAGGGACCGGCGAAGAGGATCTCCCCGATATCGCCCTGGTCGACCACCTGGTCGGGGTCGGCGTCGGGCTCGACGAGCCGGAGGTTGTGGTTCAGCGCCGGCAGCCCCGCCGAGCCCTGTTTGTCGACCTGGTCCTCGGGGTACTGGAAGGTGCCACAGGGGCCGATCTCGGTCATCCCGTAGGCCTGCAGGTAGCCCGCGTCGAACAGGTCCATACAGCCCTCGAGCACCTCCTCGGGCATCGGCGCGGCGCCGTACATCCCCAAGCGGAGCGAGGAGACGTCGGCGTCGACCTGCTCGGCGGCCTGGACCAGCCCGTTCCAGCCCGTCGGCGCCGCGAAGAAGACCGTCACGCCGTGCTCGTCGATTGCCTGCAGCGCGCGAACGGGGTCGAAGTCGTGGTGGATGACGGTGGTCGCGCCGACGTGGATCCGCGGGAACAGCGCGGCCTGGAGTTCCGCACAGTGGTACAGCGGGAACGCCGAGAGGCCGACGTCGTCCCGGCGGATCCCGCCCTCGCCGATACAGATGAGGTTGTGCTCGACCATGTCGCGGTGCTCGTGGACGACCCCCTTGGGCCGGCCCGTCGTCCCCGAGGTGTAGATGAACGCGTAGACGTCGTCCTCCTCGACGACCGTGTCCGGCCGGCTGTCGTCGGCACCCTCGAGTAAGTCGTAAAAATCACGGCTCCACTCGGGGCCGTCGTCGTCGATGTAGAGGTACTCGTCGACGGTTTCCAGGTCCGGTCGGGCGTTGGCGACCGCCTCCGTGGTCCCCTCCTCGAAGACCAGCGCCTGCGAGTCGGCGTCGTTGAGGATGTACTCTACCTCGCCGGCGGGGAGCCGGTAGTTCAGCGGATTGAACACCGCGCCGAGTTTCGCACACGCGAACACCGTCGTCACGATCTCGGTGCCGTTGTGCAACATCGTCGACACCCGGTCACCCTTCTCGATGCCCAGGTCAGCCAGCGCGTTGGCCAGCTGGTTGGCCTTGGCGTCGAACTCAGCGTAGGTCCACCGCTGGTCGCGTCGCGGATAGACCAGCGCGTCCTTCTCGGGGTACTTCTCGGCCGTCAGTTCGAGTGTGTCACGGAGTGTCGTGTGCATGTGGTCCCACCTACCACTGTGTTTGCAACAACCCTGTTAAGTGTTGCCGATACCTGCCTGACAGGCGTCATCCCCGTTTCCGGGTACGACTCGGGGGCCGCCGAGCAGGGTTACCGGCTGGCGAGGCCCGCCAGGTGACTGACCTCGGGGAGGATCAGCTCCCGGGTACCCAGGCGCGCGGCGTTCTCGCTGCCCGGCAGGGCGAAGACGACCGTCCCCTCGACGACGCCCGCCATGGCCCGGGTCCCGACGACCATCGTCCCGATCTCCGATTCGGAGCGGCGCCGGAAGAGCTCGCCAAAGCCCGGCAGCTCCTTCCCGAAGCGCTCCGCCACGGTCTCGATGGTCACGTCGTCGGGCGTGATCCCGGTGCCGCCGGTCGTGACGACGGCGTCGACGTCCTCGCGCCCGACGAACTCGTCGACTGTCTCGCCGATAGCGTCGCGGCTGTCGCCGACCAGGTCCCGAGCCACCAGTTCGGTCCCCTCCGAGTCGCCGACCAGCGACTCGATGGCGTCACCCGACGGGTCCTCCGCGAGCGTCCGCGAGGAGGAGACGGTCAGGACCGCGACCCCCACCGTCTCGACGTCGTGGTGATGATGGTCGCCGTGGTCGCCGTGGTCGTGGTCGTGGTCGTGGCTGTGGTCGTGGTCGTGGCCGCTGTCGTGACTGTGACCCTCGCCGTGGTCGCCTCCATCATGCCCCGCATCGTGGCCGTCGTTGTCCGCTGTCATACCTTGGCGAAGGGGCGCCTCCCCCGTAGGTGTACCGTCGGCCAGTCGGGCGGTCCCGCCACCGGGTCGCCGACCCCCGCCTCACGTTCGTCCATCCCGGTCGCGTTCGCAGGAACCTCTTTACCCGCGCCGGCCGAGGTGCCGACGATGACAGCGCCACGCGTCGAGCGGCTCACGGTCTACCCGGTGAAGGGGCTGGACGGCGTCGACCTCGAGGAGAGCCGCATTCTCG
It encodes:
- a CDS encoding long-chain-fatty-acid--CoA ligase; translated protein: MHTTLRDTLELTAEKYPEKDALVYPRRDQRWTYAEFDAKANQLANALADLGIEKGDRVSTMLHNGTEIVTTVFACAKLGAVFNPLNYRLPAGEVEYILNDADSQALVFEEGTTEAVANARPDLETVDEYLYIDDDGPEWSRDFYDLLEGADDSRPDTVVEEDDVYAFIYTSGTTGRPKGVVHEHRDMVEHNLICIGEGGIRRDDVGLSAFPLYHCAELQAALFPRIHVGATTVIHHDFDPVRALQAIDEHGVTVFFAAPTGWNGLVQAAEQVDADVSSLRLGMYGAAPMPEEVLEGCMDLFDAGYLQAYGMTEIGPCGTFQYPEDQVDKQGSAGLPALNHNLRLVEPDADPDQVVDQGDIGEILFAGPCTMREYWNRPEATAESLREGDGKTWYYTGDLGYRDEDGYLYVVDRKDDMIISGGENVYPTEVEDVLYAHEDVVEAAVVGEPHDEWGERVVAYIVGDTTAEALEEYMLETDRLADFKRPRAYYFVDELPKNPSGKVQKFKLREGEEVDPEVAEP
- a CDS encoding MogA/MoaB family molybdenum cofactor biosynthesis protein; its protein translation is MTADNDGHDAGHDGGDHGEGHSHDSGHDHDHSHDHDHDHGDHGDHHHHDVETVGVAVLTVSSSRTLAEDPSGDAIESLVGDSEGTELVARDLVGDSRDAIGETVDEFVGREDVDAVVTTGGTGITPDDVTIETVAERFGKELPGFGELFRRRSESEIGTMVVGTRAMAGVVEGTVVFALPGSENAARLGTRELILPEVSHLAGLASR